Proteins found in one Mytilus edulis chromosome 2, xbMytEdul2.2, whole genome shotgun sequence genomic segment:
- the LOC139512509 gene encoding uncharacterized protein: MSFESDLVSEDLQLSPVTTSEKYTDEEHSVISTIPEGEACHCFQDNCQEYAKLSETESNGAQNWIEQEHSDDCHHHDHECHHHDHEHPHHQHSYRFHHIPHWSTITMSDDDIEIITDPEYYKQFDDVFYIDPIVARSLLSEFLIQEPTPSNVHIHVDTRTKRQRFIARAVMIISMVMFTVSVLLVIISLIMSDHIDNLVRNANNLLTKGSTSQMTNQNTTITLVLANHTTSTRNSSDFG, from the exons ATGAGCTTTGAAAGTGATTTGGTATCAGAGGACCTACAATTAAGTCCAGTAACAACATCAGAAAAATATACTGACGAAGAACATTCCGTGATTTCGACAATTCCCGAGGGAGAAGCTTGTCATTGTTTTCAAGACAATTGTCAAGAATATGCAAAACTTTCAGAAACTGAAAGTAACGGTGCACAGAACTGGATAGAACAAGAACATTCCGATGACTGTCACCACCATGATCACGAATGTCACCACCATGATCATGAACATCCGCACCATCAACATTCATATCGATTTCACCACATTCCTCATTGGTCGACGATTACTATGTCCGATGACGATATTGAAATAATAACTGATCCTGAATACTACAAACAATTTGACGATGTTTTTTATATTGACCCTATCGTAGCTCGAAGTCTGCTCAGTGAATTTTTAATACAAGAGCCAACTCCATCTAATGTACATATTCACGTGGACACTCGAACCAAACGACAAAGATTTATCGCACGTGCTGTTATGATCATTTCGATGGTGATGTTTACTGTTAGTGTGTTACTTGTTATCATATCGCTTATTATGTCAGACCATATCGACAATTTAG TGCGAAATGCAAATAACCTGCTGACCAAAGGATCAACGTCTCAAATGACAAACCAGAACACAACGATAACCTTAGTGTTAGCCAATCACACTACGAGTACCAGGAACAGTTCAGATTTCGGGTGA